From the Pseudodesulfovibrio sp. S3 genome, the window TTACCGGAAATGTGAGCGAGTACGTTGTGTCCGTTCTCGAGTTCTACGCGGAACATGGCGTTGGGCAGCGCTTCCTCAACGGTGCCCTGAACGACGATTCCTTCTTCTTTGGCCATATACTGTTATCCTTTTGTTGTAAGGCGACGGGAAAAGCCCGCCCTCGGGGCAGGGCGGGCTAGGGATATCTTTAGTTGACGTGGAGAGCGATGTTTACCAGCGCGGACGCTCGGGGCGAGGGCGGGCTTCGTTGACCTTGAGATTGCGGCCACCGAAGTCGGAACCGTCCAGGCTCTCGATGGCTTCGAGTGCGCCCTGGTCTTCCATTTCAACAAATCCGAAGCCGCGCGGGCGGCCCGTTTCGCGATCGTTGATCAATTTGACGGAGATGACTTCTCCAAATGCTTCAAACGCAGCGCGTATATCCTCTTCCGTGGCAC encodes:
- a CDS encoding RNA-binding protein; this encodes MAKNIYVGNLPWSATEEDIRAAFEAFGEVISVKLINDRETGRPRGFGFVEMEDQGALEAIESLDGSDFGGRNLKVNEARPRPERPRW
- the infA gene encoding translation initiation factor IF-1, whose product is MAKEEGIVVQGTVEEALPNAMFRVELENGHNVLAHISGKMRKFRIRVMPGDTVTVELSPYDLTRGRITFRPR